Below is a genomic region from Thunnus albacares chromosome 4, fThuAlb1.1, whole genome shotgun sequence.
ACATTTTGTGGTCTATCATGCTTTGATGCACTCTTTACCATATTAATAAAAGAGTATTTCCTACCATGTGTTAAGTACAAAGTGCTCTGTTGCTGTCCCCACTATGTATGCTCATGTGTGCTCTCATGGCTGTGATGTTCCACCATCGAGCCAGTGTAAATGAACAATTATATGTAGTTGTCTGGATGGCTCTCTAGCTGCCTGCAGTGGGGGTGTAacggtacacaaaattcacgGTTTGGTATGTGCCTCGGTTTTGGGGTcatacagcaggaaaaaaagtttaaaaaataacattttggtctgtCATTTTGAAAGATGTAAGCATCCAACAGTGGCTTattggccaaaactattactgaaacagtttagttgtgctgcagtggaaaatgaaaacaacctttctgtttcttgcaaggagtcaggacacctgctgacagctgttttatgctgatttatggtcttAACTGTATacaaagtagttcaaactagctccacctccagcaactacaacagtaacatgctgcttagacattgatgcttcagtattaataactTATCATGTCATGTATAATAATatgtcagtcagagggaccaaaccactacttttaatttcatactttttaactacatttttctctctcagaactggttcttacaaCGTGCTGTCTGACcatgtcagaaatcaaatgtgttcaTCATTGTTCTGAAAGGCTTCACtcaaaggtggagtgaaaagccgacgtcacagagagagggaggggactGGGAGACCTTCCACAATCTTTTTCCCACCACTGGCTTTTTATATGTAGATCCTGGAAtacttaaaatatatacatattaatatatttaaaatgaaaacaaatatatgtaccgttacacccctaaTGTTCACTTATCTTCATAAAAGCTGTTTCTTTTTGGTagttaaaatggaaaatttCACCTGGGATTATTTGAGGGCTGCCCCACTTTTCTCCCACATGTGGCCTGTGTATTGCAACATGGATTAAATCCCATTTTGAGATCGCATTTAACAAAAAAGGCCTCACAGTTTTATAGCTATGCTTTTTGTTGAAAACTTCTGATGTGATAATTCATTGGGATAAAGGTTGTGGTGATAGTTTCAGGCAACGTTGCCCTGTCTTGTGGCTGGTATTGGATTAAACAATGCAGATGGGTCAACTGGCAAGCAGCAGGCAACTTGGCAAGCAATGCTAAACTATTTAATAGAGCAGCATAATCcacctttttgtctttaaatgttCCTGCATCTTATTCAGCTCCAACTGACAACAGGACAGCATCACTTCAGCCAGTGAGCTTAAAATTTATATTGGTACTGGTCGAATAGTTCAATGGGCTTCATAAGACTAGAGAAAGTGTCATCCTCAGTATTTATTGATGAAATAAGCAAGATGTGAGTCAGATTGGATCAGGGTTCATCATTGAAATTATGTGCCCAAATGAAGGGATGTATCcatttaaatttacaaaaataaacatttcagacCAAAGTCTCTTTACTGAATTATGGCTAATGTGATGACACACCAAGGACCATAGTGTACTTTTACATAATCTGCATTATTATCTGTTCTAGATGCATTTTAAAGCAATTAGGTTGCTCTGACTGTGGGTCAATAAATGACATCTCCGTCTAAGTTGGCtacaacaaaacatctgtcTGTCAATCAAGTGTAAGAGAAATCCTTAACATAGAAATTCTGTAATAAGCACAATATTTTAAACCTTGTGTTTTGGGAACTAAAAAATATGTGTGCTACCAACAGCATTGATGTCATTGTGGGAACTGTGGTTGGTTAATTGTTTCTTCACAGTTTTCCCATAGCAAACCGTAAAATGTTATTAACAGGGAGGAGACCATTGTGTGGGTTTTTATAAAGTATTTTCCTATTTTCATGGTTTTCTTTCACATCCATTTACCATAACCAGCGATGTTAATGTAGCAAAGATATAATACCGGTATGTTAGTATGCATTACTCTGCAGATGCATCACTATCTGTGGGACGCAATTACAAAGTGATGAGAAACTTCAGTTTTTACACTGGTGAGGAAGTGAGTGTAGAGCAGTCATGGGGTTGTTGGAAACTGttttcagctgctgcagcttttcGCAGCTaattgttttcctgctttggaAATCACATCTTGAACCAGGCCGTGCTGTGGACAACAGCACCACTGTCCAGATGGCACGAAAACAGCAGTGCTCAGTGCCCACTCCAGATTCCGCTCCAACATTTTGGCACAAAGCATCTGGTTGTTTCTGTTGTTAAATTCCCTTCTGAAGAGCAACTAGTCATTTCTACTGAGTAGTTCTTGTACGCAGATTCAGCTTAATTAAGAAGCAACAGTATTTGGCCTCATGACAACGTATTTAGCTCTGTTCTATGGTACTGATGAGTGTTAAGATTTGGAAAAGGCTTTGTCAGCACTGGCACTACTCTCAGTAACTGGTACACACTCAGGAGTGTGTTTTATGCTAGCGCagctgtggttgtgtgtgttgctgagtTCTGTAGAATAAGCAAATACAGGAAACCGTCTGAATTAGAGCATGTGCCACTtactatctgtctgtctgtgggaAGTTTCTGCCGTGGGtgcattttctggcatttttaaGGCATTTATAATGAATAAGCTAGATTCTGTTTTCTATACTGTAATCAGTTTGCTACACTAtgaaattcagtgtttttttactCCTCAGTTTCATTGCTGAGATCATCCGGGATGTGGTAAAACCAGTAGCCACAGCCAGAGTATGAACAGTAGACATTGTGATTGAACTTCAGActtgtttaaaacctgttttaTCACTTATGTGGTTTTCTTTTACTCTCCATTGATAACCTGTACAGAATCACTGCATCTAATCACTGATATATCCTGTATGTAGACGCAGCAATGTAAGCAAATATCTGATTACTATATGTagtcaatatttgttttttaaggcAAACATGgcacattaacattttcatCTTAAATGTGGTGATTTTAAGAATTGTGGCCATGGTATGTAGTGAGCGGGATGTTTTAGCATTGAAAAATATACTTGACAGTGCTCTCTGGTGCACGACAGTGTTTCCAGATTAACTCAAACATATGTTATCTTTGGCatctctgtactgcagtttcctgctgtttatctgctaaCACATTTTGcattatgaatatatttgtgATAACATAAAGCTGATAATATTGGCCTGGCCAATGAATCGGTATCGGGCTCTACTACTTTATCTCCTGTCCAGTCTCAGAGGCAGATGGCTTGTTTTTCGTGGATAAAGCAGATTCTGTGGTATTAAGACTTTAGGGTGAATTCTGTTCAGAATGATGAAAGCATGATGTGACACTTGGAGAGCTGCATTGTAGGTATCCAAatgcagggacacacacacacacacacacacacacgtatgccCTCTCACACCCAGTCACAGTGACATTTATCCAGGCAACTGTGAATGCAGGAGCGGAGCCAGCGCATCACATAACTGCCACAACAGTGACGACCCTGTTCTGTCCAGCATCTATCTCTGTCAAGAGGGAGAACATGGACAGTGAAAAGCTTTATCAGCAGGTTTTCCTAAGGTAAGGGTGGTGGTCAGAGACCAGTGGATAATTCATGGCTAGTGGTATGTGTAGCTGCGATGGATGCTAAACTGCAGCTTTCcctaaaataaaactgtaatacTGGATTTCTGTCTTGCAAAATGCCAAGAGTGGACGAGATCTATTCAGAAATGGTGACAGCTCTGGATATCACTGTGATGCTGTGGTTGACACTATCTTCTTTCTCACCATCTTCACTTCCCCATCTTGTGGATGTCAGACAGACTGCAAAGGTAGTTTCCATCTTTTAAAATAAGGACCTGAGGATGTGTTCCAGCTGTCAAAGGATCACACTTCATAGCTTCCCTGAGAAAGCCCAGGCCAATGCATTGTAATGCATCCTTATACATTTGGACTGATGTTTGTGTTGTAAGCTTATATTTTGAAATAAGGGCTAGACTAGGGTGTAGTATTGAAGGCATAGCTAAGGTTTGGGGATGGTCCCGTTTGGATGTCATCTCTGTTATTTACAGATGATTTCAGTGCTCAGGCTTTATTGGAACGTGATATGAGTGCATTGAATCAGTTTGCTAATTTCTAGTTGCTAGTTTCACAGCTTGGAATAGGGCCTGCACTTACAGTTCATTGCTCCATACTGGCAGAAAAATTAGCCTGTCCTATTCAGATGAGCAGTGTAGGAATTCAGATATGCTTGAGGTATTGTTTATGAATAAGGATGAAGAAATCTCAGAGGACTGGACACTTGTAAGTAGTGGACCCAGTCTACCATTGGCTGCAGTTAACgattattttaagtattttatcaattaattgtttagtcaatgaaatgttACAAAATTGTGAAAGAATGGCATTCATTAAGAAGCCATGGTGATGACTTGAGTTTGCTTTTTTCTGACTAAAAGTCtaaattcataaaatattaaataagagAATTGAGAGGCTGGGACAAGAcctttggtatttttgcttgaaaaattatcattaaaaaattatttgttcaTTAGAAATAGTTtccaattaattttctctcagtagactaattgttgcagctctagagcAAACCATAACTCATGCTAGGTTCACTAGTGCTTTCTCACTATTTGCTTTCTCACTAGATTGCTTTCTCTCAGTCAATAGCAGACTGAAACTAGAATAGCATGTGTTTTACCAAATATGTGACCAATTCCACGAAAGTAGATGCTAGTTACTTTTTAAGGAAGAGGACTGTGGAGCCATTCAGTGCAGTTTAAGCTAGCATGAATCACTGGAattgctgactgacagcagtgTGACAACTCAACTAACACTTCAAGCCTGTGGTCTGATAGAAAGATATGTAGAAGGTCACATGAGTTTCGTGTTAGGTAAGGTTGCATACACATCAGAGATAAAGCTAAGAAGTGGATTACAATGAACAACAACCCttttgtttgagtgttttcCCAGCAGCTCACATGTTTGCTGCAAGGCTTTTTCAAAATCCTTGATGACTTCTCAAGATTTTTTACCACACAATTCAGTGAAGCAACATGATAAACACTGTTTGCCTCATGCAGTGCCCTAGAGGGTTAGGAATGCATGTTTTCTCAAGATCATTTCCTCTCATCTCAAAGGGAAACGTTTAGGATGTCAACGCAGGAAACGTTCAGGAGGTTATGACTCTggtattatcatttttattttatgttttttgtcgCTTCAGCTGTTCACAATAAAGAACGGCTACGCTTTACAAAGAGGTATTGGTCCACTTATCTGAGTCCACTAGACTGTTGAACACCACTTTGagatagattttaaaatgtgttcatttaatTATATGTCATATATACAGATGCCGGTTTGATAGATTCATCCTAAGACACTGATCATGTAATTTCATGGGGATGGATGTGTGGTGTCAAATAAAGCTTCTGTTTGAGGGATTATATAGTAGCCACAGGGTTtataatgttacagtaaaattcCCTGTTTAGACCGGTGGTTTCAGCTGTCAGGCTTTACAGTTTGCCTTTACTGTGCATATAGCATAGGGGGATTTCTGTGGCCTCTTGATAGAAGTCACCAGAGACTATGAATGTTCCTGTAGGCCCACAGATGAGCCTTTTGAGTCTTAATGTGATCTCTCTGCATGAAAGTTCTTCTGCGCAGTTCTGTtactttttgtttgcattttgcaACCATCTTGATGAATGACATCTGCCAATGCAATGTCTGATTCATGTATTAACTACACACCATCGTTATTTGGCAGTACTTTGGACAATTGTCATGTGTAGTCCATTAACTTGATCTCTTTTGATTCCCTGTTTATGTCACAGGCTGAATTCCTCTTAACAggtcatttatttcttttcccaCTGATACAGTTCAGACAATGTATTCATTGACCTCATCACAGCCAGTTGATTTGGTTGATAAGTGAATGACTGGCTGAATTGGCAGTGAAATAATGTACTCTCAACAGGCAGAGGACAAAGCAAGAAGTGGAGATGTTtcactgagccttttttttcgCAATAAAATCAGCTTTTTATGTTGTGTGCTGAACTCATGCTGTGTGGATTTCGTGTAAGCCTACATAACAGTTCCTGCTATAAGGAGCACAGCTTTAGATTTTTAACCCAGTATATGCCACCCTCTGATGATGAAACTAAGCCATGTAAAATAGTCCTACATTAACAAAGCTTAGTGCTTAGTGCCcaatggcttttttttaaatagatttgcCAGTTCCCCAAGTTTCTGGCTTGTCACATTCTCATTGGACTTCTGTCCTTTGTGTCACAGTGGACACTTAAATAACAATCTTTAAATCACTGTTGAAGGGAAGAGGAATGAACATCTTTGCTTTTGTTACGTTTTAAAATGTTGCTCTTACTAGACAGAGTTGTCTGAGTGGTTTCTTTACTTGCTTCCTCCTTTATCTCTTTGATTCATGTACCTCTCTATTACCTCCTTCATAGCTGGAGGCACATATGTCCTGGCATTGGGGAATGGTGAAGATACTGGTAAATGTTTCCTTCAACTTTTGAACCGTATTCGGTTTTCAGAGTCAGATGGTCAATAAATTGCTTCACTGAGTTTATCACCTATCTCATGATCAAGTCTTTGAAGCACAACGTGCGTGATTTCATTTAGTCACCTGCGTGGAACAGTATGTTTTTTCAGTGTTCTGCCTGATTTAATTTTCCGCTTTACGGGATGCTTCCCTAATTCTGCTGGTATTCCAATTTTCATGCAACAATGTCCCTGTGTAGTCATGTAGAGTTCTGCTCATTCGGAGAAAACTTAGAACATCTTAGAATGATGATGATAAGCGATTATGGGGATATACATATTTTCTCCTTGTACATTCCTGATTTGAGTTCATTGTGCCTAGACATGACCAGATCACAAAGATTTTCTAAAACTAACATCTCCATTGCGGTCATTTGTCACCCTTTTCCCCTTATTTCCCTCTTTCTcacatgttcttttcttttatctctcttctctttcagtCTCTACATGCATAACCACCTGTAAGAAGGCTGCTCCTCCGCCAGTGCCGCCCCGTACAACCTCCAAGCCCTACATCTCTGTGACGGTGCAGAGCAGCACAGAGTCGGCCCAGGACAACTACCTTGATCAGCAGGACcgaaggtcagaggtcaacagCCAGTCAAGCCACGCACATAGCAACTCGTCTGACAGTCTTGACAGCACCCGTGCCAACAGCCTGGCCCGCGGAATACCCCGCCCTCCACACATCATCCCCACTCCCATCGCCACCCCAAGAGAGCCACTTGCCCCCGCCACCGCCAATGCTGCCACTGAGACAAGTGACTCAGTAGCCCAGCATGAGTCCCTGAAATCTCTATTAAATAAAGTGAATCTAGTGGCAGAGGAGCCCCTAGTGGCCCCAGTACCCAGGCGGAAACTGTCCTCCATTGGCATACAGGTAGGTGATGGGACTATTGTACCTCATACAAAAACATACTAACACAGTCAGTGTAGTACTGTTGTCacagtgttttctgatgttcTGCCATTGAGCTTGAATccaggaaaaaataataatttttaacaGTAATCCTCTGTGGTATATGGGAATGTCTGAGTGTGTCACATCAAGCCCAAAAATGTGCTTGCAAGCTAAAGGTCTCATTAGGGTGAACCTCCCCCTATCATTAGAGCTGGCTGTATACTGTAGTACAGGAGGCGGAGAATGCATATTCGTCTTTTCCCTCAACTATGACTTTCTGTTCTGTATGTGCTGAAATAATAGtccttctctccatttttcCAGACCCTGCGCATTACAAAACTCAGTCAGGGTAACCATTAAGCTTGACATTTTATTGAAGAACAAGCACAAAATTATGtggatttttctgttttttcttctgaggttttttttggtttatcaTTTGGAAAATTAAAATCCCCTCACAGCTGTACTTATGCTACTAGCTTGAAGTCATTGATTAGGGGTCTATGGAATTATTCATGCCAAGATTTTCATTTCGTTTAAACTTAGTCTGCAGTTGTACTTTTAATTGAATTGCTTTTAATTGTTTGTTCTAAGGTTGACTGTATTCAGGAAGTTCCACGAGAAGAGACCCCACCACTGGCCAAATTTCAGTCAATCGGAGTACAGGTGGAGGACGGGTGGCAGTAAGTCCTCTTCCTGTCCTTGTAACAACGTGAGGAATTCATATTATAGCTGACTATTTATTCTCTTCACAGGAGCTATTTTGTGTGTCGTATTGGTGTTGTTGAGCAGATTCCTGGCATGTGGATTTACTATTTAAACTTGCTtctgcatactgtatatttgagaCCCATTTCTTGGTTATTGCAGTGTGGTTTGCATTCTGTGCTCGTGATGTTTTGAATGCCAGGAAGTTCTGGAACACCACATGCCTTCCTCTtgtattttcttacttttgcaTGCTGCATTTGGAGTTTTGTGTGTAACAGCTGCTCTGAGTCCTGACTCATATTTGATCAACATAACCAGCTGAACCAGATATTGCTAAAGATTCTTCAGTCAAGcgctcattttcattttctgacttGTAAGCATTTCCTGAGTGACAACAGGCAATGGTTAATAATGTTAAGTTAGACAGCATTTACAGCCTGCCAATTCTTTCAAATACCCAACCAAGCTTTTTCACCCTATGAAAACTAGAAACTAGGCTCTCAGTGATAAGTGGTCTGTTGATGCCTGTCTGAGAGTACTACCATCATTTATACAGATCCCAGTCTCTCATCGATCCTgtttatttatatctatattgaCCAGTAGAAGTGACTCAGTGTTGTGGCTCTCAGAGGAGCAGTGCTTGTTTGTTTCAGTAATTGAGAGACCATTCTTGAACAATTTATTGTTGTCTTTGTCCACATAAGTTGTTTGGCAAAAAATCTGAATGCTTGTTCAGTTGAAAAAGACCCTTTGTCACAGTGAGTTTCACCCTGTTTGTTTCAGGCTCAGTCGCTCCAGTAGCATGGCctcaaaacaagaaacagacTCAGACACACAGGACATCTCTGTCATTTCCCATGTCAATAATGCCAAACCCACTCAGAAGAAAGTCATGGTCAATAGTGCCAGCCAGTCCATGAGCTCCCCCCCTGGACAGGACTCATTAGACAACGGAGGCACCACTGGTGACACCTCCTCACCTCCACCTCCCAGACAAATCCTCAATCGCTCCACCACACGAAGTagctcttcctctttctcagaAAGTCTGGACCCAGCGCTGGACCCCTCATCACTACCACCTCCAGACCCCTGGCTGGAGAGTGGGAATGGAAGTAACAACAGCGCCCCCCAAACTGTAAGTGGGGGAACGCTATGTCGGAGAGATGGCCACTGGTTCCTAAAGCTGTTGCAGGCCGAAACAGGACGCATGGAGGGATGGTGCCAGCAGATGGATCAGGAGACCAAAGACAACCAGCTCTCAGAGGAAGGTAAAGGTGGCAGTATACCGCAAACAAAATTGCATTTGGACTGTTTTCAAAGGTCATACTGCTTTAAAACAATGCATAATAATAAATGCCAATGCACTTTGTAACTCAAGGTGTGTTTGTTAAATTGTCTCCACACCAGCTTGAGTTGCAATAGAGGCAGATCCTCCTCAAAATAGTTTGTAAACTGAAAACAACCAGCTAAAGGTGTCCTTTATATCGTGGGGCAGTGAACAAGACAGTGTGAAAGTTTTTACAAATTAATCTGGTTAAGCATGGACACTGGCTTGTGCACACACATCTATAGGTTTTACATGTGTGAATAAGATTCTTTGACATAACAGAAAAGGATATGGTCATGCAGCATTAGCTGCTCGAGATATAAAAATGGTAATGGCATGACCCATTTCTATTCCAGCGATAACGTCCAATTACATTTGTAAAGGTTTACTCTCGGGTTAGCATAATGAATGTCCATCTCTTATGTGGAGCCACATCCAGAGTTATTTGGCCTAGAAATAGTAGAACAAAGCCAAAATGTACAGTCAAATCATTGCTGAAGTCAGACATGTGCAGAGCCTCTGAATGAACCCTAAATCTTGAACCTCCTTACAGAGGTCTGTTGCTGTTTAACCTCATCACGTGGTTCAGAGCTCGGTTATAGGGTTCTGCCTCAGACTGTACAATCGCTCTATCAGACATACACAGCATGGAGGGGATGATGCGGTAATACCTGGGGTTACCACACACAAGCAGGCCTGTAATCCCCAGAATTACACAAATCTACTCTGGAACTGATTAAACCTCCAGATTAAATTAGTGCTTCAACATCAGCCTGACAAGCCATACAGcagtgagaacacacacacaaatgcacactgtatacacaaacacacaaatagtgTGAAGGCTTTGAATGCTTAGTTTTTATCAGAAGCACTGGATCAATTTATGAACAAGACACTAAGTGTCTGTGAGTCTATAcccatttttttatttattcaaaaatgaatgtccgtgtgtgtgtgaccttttaTGGTAAAGTAGTTGGCATTAAATCTGGTGCAAATCTGTAGTCCTGAGCTGAGTCTCACCACACTATAATCACATTGCCATAACTTCGAAATCCAGTGATCAGATAGGAGTCCCAATTTTGTCAGGGCAGATGTTTGTCCTAGTTTTTGACACAGCAACAGACTAGCATGGTGAACACTGATGGACAGAAGGCAGGAGTATCTATATAAGCTTAGATGCCTTTAAAGAGGATAACATTGTCCAATACACTGTAATCCTCTTCATGCCACCCTGTGGAGCAGGTTCAGCAATGCATTGCAAGGCACACCTAAATGTCTAtggttggttttggtttggATGGTTATTTACAAGAGAACACTTGGTGTAGGTGATGCTGCTGCTCTATGTGCAATACATGCAGGTGTTAGTCTTTTTATCATCATGTTTCCtattttaaagttgaaaagCTGGAATAACATGATGCATCTGAGATTTTCACTAACatgtgtattgatttttttcttgtgtgttccTCTCTGCAGTGCTGGGCAAGGTCCGCAGTGCAGTTGGAAGCGCTCAGCTCTTAATGTCCCAGAAGTTCCAACAGTTTCGGGGACTGTGCGAGCAAAACTTGGTGGGTATCATCTTCTTGTGACACTTCCTCTCTACAGGTCTGCAAAGAAGACCCAAACCCAGGAACCCATACCCACAACAAGACTGAGCCAAACCCAGTGTTCTATTTTAGTTCTTCTGTCCTCTGCAAGATATGACTTGACAAACAAAGGCTTTCTCACAATTGAAAACTGACTAATCTGGGAACAGCCATGATACACAGTATATTACACATGGTGAGCCACAAGCACAAAATAAAAGGAGCTTATAATAAGCCAATAAGCCATTCCTCTCGGGTGACGTGTTAAACTGGCAACGGCATGTGAATTGAAGCCAACTACTGGCACATGACACTCTATAACACAATAGCATCTCAAATTGATAAACCATCTGTTTTACCTGTTGCTGGATATGAAGCTCAACTTCCCAAATATTGATCAGATGAAACTGATAAACTCAGAACTTCTTTACCAACTTGACTGAACTTGACTGTTGAAAAACAATAATCCACAACGGTACAggcaaaacatttaacataGCATGCAACCTGTATAGGTACAATCAAGCATTATATGAGGTCATAATGGTCTTCAGAGGAATTCATTGTGGGAAGGGAGAGACATTTTTAGATAGATTATATTTGAAAGTAAGAAAATCAAACCCAAAGCTGTAAAAAACCCAATCAGTGCTTGAAGCCTGATATTTTGACAGGACCAATCAGGCTCGGGCCAATTAACAAGAAACCCACCACAAAAGCATCAGAGGAGCattcaaaaaacacaataacatgGCCACATCAACAGTCTATTTTAGGCTACTGTTAAATGCTATCATTATTACTGTTTCACAATGAACACTTCACATTCATTGATGTCACTGTATTGTGTCCTGTGGTGACTAAGCGGTTTCATCTGCATCAGTGTGTAATTCCcttctctgctgttgcagtgGCTCAACGTCTTGTATTACATATTTTGCTGAAAATGCAAATTGAGCAGCTCTTCCGAAAAGCTGCTTAGTATACCTTCATCTGTAGATTGACTCAATTAGGAATTTAATCATAAGCAATAATTCCTCTCCTGTTTCATGAACTTCACAGATCAGTTAGCATGATAAAACATGGCACACGTTTTTCCCAAAGTGTGTGGACATGGATCACAGCAGTGAATGCAGCTGCTTCAGTATAAAGAAGAGAGCAGAGCCTGCACAAACAAAAGCTAGAATGCCTGGAGCGTTACAAACAGTGGCTGTGtcaaggaaaaaaagaagtcagagCAGGATTTACTGTCTGCCAATCTGTGCTGGCtttgcacaaacaaacactaagGCAGCTGTTTGTAAGCAACTAAAAGGTCAGTCTGTTAGCTTTAGTGTTAACTTGAAAGAGGACCCTGAATGATACCacttacttatttttttaattgttaaaaatgtcCCTTTGTGTCTCTTGGCTCAACATACGGGCACATTTTTGGCTATAATGAAGCATTTATAgcattttcagtatttgttaTGTTGCTGAAAAGGATTAAGCCCTATTGTGGctctttattttgttgtggAGTTCAGTTTGACAAAAGAATGAAGCTGTAATGGCTCCCTCTAGTGATAGATATGGAAAAAGCAGCAtttgcttatgtgtgtgtgatgtttgacGTGTGGGTATGGATTTCAAGTATGTAACACAGTGCTGTGATTCTTAACAGCTAGACTAAACTACTGAAATCACagccaatttaaaaagaaaaagaaaaaaaaacatttaagaagtAATTTCATCAGACCCGCCATCCATCCAAtcacacatgaaacaaacaaaccaccCTCTTCTAGATGTGTCCATAATGCCATTTCTGTCACTGTAaagtcaaacacacatttaaaggctgtttttctttttcagaaacCATAACCCATAACCAAAACAATATGCAAACTGGAAGATAAGCAACACACCATCCCCCATAACATTCAGATAGATGTGTAGTGGGGTAATGGGCTCCGACTAGTTGATTCACTGCTGGTTGTAATGTTGAACAAACAGGACAATCTACACCAACAAATAGAGAGAGCAGAATAAAAGACCATGGGTATTTTTGCAGTTAGTTTAAAAATTGTGGCATTAGTTTGTGTGAATTACATTTGATCAGGTATTGTAAAACAACTTCATAAATGCAACCTTTTTCCTATCATGTGAGGCagtttattttctaatattttttacattccACACTATAGCATTCACTATGTCCTCAATCCTCATCGTCCATTCATtgctcattcattttcattcccTTCT
It encodes:
- the dlgap4b gene encoding disks large-associated protein 4 isoform X4, whose product is MASKQETDSDTQDISVISHVNNAKPTQKKVMVNSASQSMSSPPGQDSLDNGGTTGDTSSPPPPRQILNRSTTRSSSSSFSESLDPALDPSSLPPPDPWLESGNGSNNSAPQTVSGGTLCRRDGHWFLKLLQAETGRMEGWCQQMDQETKDNQLSEEVLGKVRSAVGSAQLLMSQKFQQFRGLCEQNLNVNANPRPTAQDLAGFWDLLQLSIEDISLKFDELYHLKSNDWQPVPSAAAQSPPERKDEEKAALPASKKPGKGRPSLGREKSADSSSTSSSASAEKQRQEARKRLLAAKKAASFRQNSATESADSIEIYVPEAQTRL